The Geothrix sp. DNA segment CTCTGGAAGAGCACCAGGGGCGTCCCCGGAAAGGGGTTGGGGGCGGGCAGCCGCAGCGTGGACCACTCCGCCCGCGTGAGGCCCGTGCCCTCCTTGGGGACGTAGCCGACGCCGCCGTCCTCCAGGGTCCAGACCACGGCCCGCTGGCAGTGGAACTCCTGGGCCAGCACGTCGAGGACCACGCTGACCACCTGTCCGCCCTTGGAGGTGGCGGCCAGGATCTCGGACACCTGCTGGAGCACCTGCATCTGGTGGGAGCGGCGACCCAGCTTGGCCCTCAGCTCCCGGGCCTCGTGCATGGCCTGCGTGAGCTGCCGCTGGGCCTGCATGAGCTCGGCCAGCATCTCCGCCCCCTGGGGACGCTGGGGCTGCACCGCGGCCACAGGCTTGGGACCGGAGCTGGTCTTCGCGGGGGGCTGAGTCGGCTTGGGGCCCGAGGACTGGTTCGAATTGGGCATGGACTCCAGGATGGCCCGGCGCACCCCCGCTGCCAAGGGGCCTCTCGCGTCGCCGGAATAAGCCTGTTTGCCCCAAGATAGGGACATGGCGAACCGCGCCCCCACCTTCTCGCTCCAGCGGATCATCTTCCTGGCCGTCTCCCTGGTGCTCTGCATCCAGGTGGGCTGGTGGATCAACGTGCAGATCCGGGAATCCGGGCGCCTGCTCCAGGCCCGCGCCCAGGCGCTCAACGCCAGCCGGGCCGAGGCCTGGCAGATGGACAGCCTCAGCCTCCTGGCCTTCATGCATGCGCGACCCGATCCCTCCTCCCGGGCCGGGGCCGTAGAGGGCCGTCTGCCCGCCCTGCCCAGCCTGGAGCGGCGCCGGGAGGCCATCCACCGGGTGTACCCCCACGTCGTGGTGGTGCCTTCCCGCACGTCGCCGGACGACTTGGCCCTGCTCGACGGCTCGGCCTTCCTGGCCCTGCGGCCCGAACCCATGATCGAGCTGCGCAACCAGCGCTGGCACTCGGTCTTCCGGGCCGCCTCCGAAGGCGCCTTCATGGTGGTGGCCGTGCTCCTCGGCTTCGTGCTGCTCTACCGCAAGCTGGCCGAGGAGCTGGACCTCAAGCTGCGCCAGCGGAACTTCACCTCGGCGGTGACCCACGAGCTCAAGACCCCCATCGCCTCGCTGCGGGTCTGGACCGAAACCCTCTTCACCCGCACCCTGCCCGATGAGCAGCGGCTGCGGATCCGCGGCCTCATGGAGAAGGACATCGAGCGGCTGAACGAGCTGGTGGGCAACCTGCTGGACGTGGCCCGGGCCGAATCCGGCAGCCTCGTCCTCCACCAAGCCCCCCTCGAGCTGGCCCCCTGGCTGCGTGGCGTCTGCGAGGCCATGGACCAGCGGCTGGGGGCGGGCGCCCTGGGCCTCAGCCTGGAATTCGGGTCGGAGCCGCTCTGGGCCAACGCCGACCCCAAGGCCCTGGGCACCGTGATCGAGAACCTGCTCTCCAACGCCTTCAAGTACGCGGCGGAGCCCCGCCAGACCACGGTCACCCTGGACGGCGATGGCGACGACGTCCTCATCGTGGTCAGCGACCTCGGCCACGGCCTGGCCGCCAAGGACCTGCCCCGGGTCTTCCACCGCTTCTTCCGGGTGGGCGACGAGATGACCCGCCAGGTGGCCGGCACGGGCCTGGGCCTCTTCCTCGTGAAGGAGATCGTCACCCGCCACGGGGGCGATGTGCGCGCCTCCAGCCGCGGCCCCGGCCTCGGCTCGGCCTTCACGGTGCGCCTGCCCCGCATCCCCAGGCCCCCGGATGCCTGAGCCCGCGCCGGCCCGGGACCCGCGCCCCGAGGCCGCCCTCGTCCAGGCCGCCGCCCAAGGCGACCCCGTGGCCTTCGAGGCCCTGGTGCGGCCCCACCTGGGCATGCTCTTCCGCGTGATCGACCGGATCCTGGGGAACGAGGCCGAGAGCCAGGACGCGCTGCAGGATGCACTCCTGACCCTCCACCGGGAGCTGCCGGGCTTCCACGGCGCCAGCAAGTTCAGCACCTGGGCCTACCGGATCTGCGTGAACCAGGCCCTCATGGCCCGCCGCAAGCGCGTCCGGCGCCGGGAGGATGCCATCGAGGATCTGATGCCACGTTTCGGGGACGAGGGGCATCACATGAACGTGGACACGATCCTCGACTGGAGCGAGGACGCGGAGGCGCTGATGAAGGTCGAACAGGAAGAGCTGAAGGCCAGGGTCCGGTCGGGCCTGGATCGCCTCTCCGACGATCAGCGCGCGGTCTTCGTCCTCCGGGACCTCGAGGGTTGGAACACCGACGAGATCGCCCGGCACCTGGGCATCACCCGTGAGCTGGTGCGGCAGCGCGTGCACCGGGCCCGCCTGGCGCTGCGCGCCCTGCTGCCCGAGTTCGCCCCTACCCAGTTCGCCCCGCCCCAGGAGGGACGATGACCTTCCTGGTCCCTTCCTGCGAGCGGGTCACGAGCCTGCTCACCGCCTACGAGGAGGGCGCCCTGGGCCCCCTGGACTGGCTCGGGCTGAAGCTCCACCTGGCGCTCTGCCCGCCCTGCCAGACCTTCCTCGCATCCTTCGAGCGGACGCCGGCCCTGCTGCGACGGGCCTGGGGCGAGGACACCCACGCCCTGTGCGAGCGGGCCCTGGCCGGCGCCCTGGCAGCCCTGCGCGAGGGGCGCGTCCCCCGGGGACCCCAGCACCACCCCGAGCCTGAAGCCTGGTCCGCCCTGGAATCCGGCGGGGACCCCCTCCACACGCTGCTGCTGCGGGTCCACCTCGGTCACTGCGAACCCTGCCGCGAGACCCGGGGCGGGGACCTGGCCATCTCCCTGGCCGAGCGCCCCCTGGAGGCCCTCCGGCCCCACCTGCCCCCGGATACGCAGTGGCGCTGGATCCGCCACGGCCTGGGCGGAGCGAAGGTGGCCATCCTCCAGGAGGATTCCACCGGGGCCAGCCTCAGCCTGGCCTGCCTGCCGGGAGGCCGCACCACGCCCTTCCACAACCACCGGGGCGTCGAGCGGGCCCTGGTGCTGTGCGGCGCCATGCAGGATGGCCCGGCCCATCTGCGGGCGGGCGACTGGATCGAGCATCATCCCGGCCACCTCCACGGCCCCACGGCGGATCCCGGGGGGGAATGCTGGGCCCTCATCGCCCTCGAGCGCCCCGTCCAGTTCCTGGGCTGGCGGGCCGTCGTGGAGTGGTTCGCGAGCCGATCCCCGGGGCCGGCCCCCCGCTGAGGCGGCCGGCGCCAGGACCATCGCGACGCGAGCCGCGTGATCGCTCCATGCTCCAATGGGACGATGAACCGATCCGCCGAGACGACCCGAGGCGTGGCCCTGGTGGCCCTGGCCGCCCTGCTCTGGAGTTCCAGCGGCCTCTTCATCAAGGTGCTGCCCCTGGGCGCCCTGCAGATCGCCTTCGCCCGCAGCCTCGTGGCGGCCCTCACCATCGCCGCGGTGGTGCGCTTGAGGGGAGGCCACCCCTTCCCCAGGCCCGATGGGCTGGCCCTGGGCTGCGCCGTGGCCTACGCCGCCCTCCTGATCCTCTTCGTGGCCGCCACCAAGCTCACCACGGCGGCCAACGCGATCTTCCTGCAGTTCTCCGCGCCCATCTACCTGGTGTTCCTGGAGCCCTGGGTGACCCGCCGGCCCCTGCAGCGGCGGGATCTGGTGGCCGTGGTGGTCTGTTTCTCCGCCATGGGCCTGTTCTTCGTGGGGCGGCTCGGCGCGGGCACGCTGGCCGGCAACCTCCTCGGAGTCGCTTCCGGCGTCTGCCTGGCGCTCTTCTCCCTGACGCTGAAGCTGCAGAAGAGCGGTCATCCGAAGGCCGACCCCGTGGCGGCCATCATCCTCGGCAACCTCCTGGTGGCCCTGGTCTGCGCCCCCCTGGCGCTCAGGGATTTCCATCCGTCGCTGCCGCAGCTGGGCATTCTGCTCTACCTGGGCGTCTTCCAGATCGGCATCGCCTACCTCTTCTTCAGTGCCGGCATGAAGCGCCTCTCGGCCACGGTGGCCGTGGTGACGGGCACGCTGGAGGCGGTGCTCAACCCGGTCTGGGTGTTCCTCGGCATCGGCGAACGGCCCTCTGCCTGGGCCCTGGTGGGCGGCCTGGTGATCCTCGGCACCATCGGGTGGTACACCCTGGGGCCGCGAAGGCGGTCCGTGGAGTTGTGACCAAGGCCCGGAGGATGGGGGTGGTCCTTAGATTACCCATGGGTTATTTTTTATGCGCACCACTCCCCCGTGGAGGTTCTTTCGATGCGCGGGCCCTCAGAATCCTTCCCCCTGGCTGAAGCGTCCATCCAATCGGCGCTGGACTCGGCGCCGGCCGAGGACCCCGTCCGCATCCGTGAGCTGCTGGCCAAGGCCCGCGAGATGAAGGGGCTGGCGGACGGGGACCTCCCGCCCCTCATGGCGCTCCGGGATCCCAGGCTGCTGCTGGAGCTCTTCGATGCGGCCAAATGGGTGAAGGATCAGATCTACGGCAACCGCATCGTGATGTTCGCGCCGCTCTACGTGTCGAACCTCTGCGGAAACGAATGCCTCTACTGCGCATTCCGCGCCTCGAACCGGGAGCTCCCGAGGCGGGCCCTGCAGCAGGAGGAGATCGCCGCGGAGGTGGGCCATCTGCTCGCCCAGGGGCACAAGCGCCTGGTGCTGGTGGCCGGGGAGGCCTACCCCAAGGAGGGTCTCGACTACATCCTGTCGGCCATCCGGACGGTGTACGCCGTGCGCCACGGCGACGAGAACATCCGCCGCGTGAACGTGAACATCGCCCCCCTGGAGGTCGCGGATTTCCGCCGCCTGAAGGAGACGGAAATCGGCACCTACCAGCTCTTCCAGGAGACCTACCACCGGGAGACCTACGCGCGGATGCACCCCAGGGGCCTCAAGGCGGACTTCGACTGGCGCCTGGGCTGCATGGACCGGGCCATGCAGGCGGGCATCGACGACGTGGGCATCGGCGCCCTCTTCGGCCTCCACGACTGGCGCTTCGAGCTGCTGGCCATCATGCACCACGCCCGCCACCTCGAGGAGCGCTTCGGCTGCGGGCCCCACACCATCAGCGTGCCCCGCATCGAGCCCGCCGAGGGCTCCAGCACCAGCGAGGCGCCGCCCTTCGCGGTCAGCGACGCCGACTTCCGCAAGCTCATCGCCATCCTGCGCCTGGCCGTGCCCTACACGGGTCTGATCCTCAGCACCCGGGAGCGGCCCGAGGCGCGCCGGGAAGCCCTGCAGCTGGGCATCAGCCAGATCAGCGCCGGCAGCCGGACCAACCCCGGCGGCTACGAGGAGGACGCCCTCGAGGGCGGCGCCCAGTTCTCCCTGGGGGACCACCGGGACCTCGACGAGGTTGTGCGCGACCTGGCGCAGATGGGCTTCATCCCCAGTTTCTGCACCAGCTGCTACCGCATGGGCCGCACCGGGTCCGATTTCATGGATCTGGCCAAGCCCGGCGAGATCAAGGCCCACTGCCACCCCAATGCCCTCGCCACCCTCCAGGAGTACATGGAGGACCATGCCAGCCCCGCCACCCGGCTCGTGGCGGCACGGCTGCTGGCGGACAGCCTGGACGACCTGGATGGCCAGGCCCGCGCCCAGGCCGAGGGCATGGTGGCCCGCGTGAAGGAAGGAGAACGCGATGTGTTCTGCTGAGATGAGACCCGCCCCGCGGAACCTCCGCCTCCACATCGGCCTCTTCGGCCGCCGCAACGCGGGGAAGTCCTCCCTGCTGAACGCCCTGACCCGCCAGCAGGTGTCCATCGTCTCGCCCCAGCCGGGCACCACCACGGATCCCGTGGAGAAGCCCATGGAGCTGCTGCCCCTGGGCCCCGTGCTCTTCGTGGACACCGCCGGGCTCGATGATGAAGGCACCCTGGGCGAGGCGCGCAGCGGCCGCTCCCGGGCCGCCCTGGACCGCGTGGACCTCGCCATCCTCGTGGCCGAGCGCGGCCAGTGGGGCGCCTTCGAGGCGGAGCTCCTGGCGGACCTGAAGGCCCGGAGCACCCCCACGGTGGTGGCCCTCAACAAGTCCGACCTGCGCTTCTCGAAGACCCTGCCCGACCTCGGGGACACCCCCGTGGTGCCCGTCTCCGCCCTCCGCGGGCAGGGCCTCGACAGCCTGCGCGAGGCCCTCCTGCGCGCCGCCCCCGAGGGCCATTTCGACTCCCGCCACCTGCTGGCGGACCTGGTGCCGCCAGGCGAGGTCGCCGTGCTGGTCATGCCCATCGACAGCTCCGCCCCGAAGGGCCGCCTGATCCTGCCCCAGGTGATGGCCGTGCGCGACGTGCTGGATGGCGCGGGCCTCGCCCTGGTCGTGCAGGCCCGGGAGCTGTCCCGCGCCCTGTTCGCCCTGAAGCGCCTGCCGGCCCTGGTGGTCACGGACTCCCAGGCCTTCCAGTCCGTGGCCATGGATGTCCCCGACTCGGTGCCCATGACCTCCTTCAGCATCCTCATGAGCCGGTTCCAGGGCGACCTGGCGGCCCAGGTGCGCGGCACCCTGGCCATCGAAGACCTGCGGGAAGGCGACAGGGTGCTCGTGGCCGAGGGCTGCACCCACCATCCCACCGAGGAGGACATCGGCCGCGTGAAGCTGCCCCGCTGGCTGAACCAGAAGGTGGGCGGCCCGCTGCAGTTCGACACCGTCCAGGGCCGGGAGTTCCCCACGGATCTGTCGCCCTACAAGCTGGTGGTGCACTGCGGCAACTGCATGGGCAACCGCCGCGAGATGCTGTCCCGCACACACCGCTGCGAATCCGCCGGCGTGCCCATCACCAACTACGGGCTCGCCATCGCCCATTCCCTGGGCATCCTCCACCGGGCCCTCCGCCCCTTCCCCGAAGTCCAGGACGCGCTGCATGCCCTCCAGCCCTGAACCCGGACGCTTCCGCCTGGACCACGCCGGCCTCAGGGACTGGCTGCTGGAACTGGATCCGGAGCGTCTCCAGGCCCTCTGGTCGGAGGCGGATCGCGTCCGCCGCGCCCACGTGGGGGACGCGGTCCACCT contains these protein-coding regions:
- a CDS encoding sensor histidine kinase, producing MANRAPTFSLQRIIFLAVSLVLCIQVGWWINVQIRESGRLLQARAQALNASRAEAWQMDSLSLLAFMHARPDPSSRAGAVEGRLPALPSLERRREAIHRVYPHVVVVPSRTSPDDLALLDGSAFLALRPEPMIELRNQRWHSVFRAASEGAFMVVAVLLGFVLLYRKLAEELDLKLRQRNFTSAVTHELKTPIASLRVWTETLFTRTLPDEQRLRIRGLMEKDIERLNELVGNLLDVARAESGSLVLHQAPLELAPWLRGVCEAMDQRLGAGALGLSLEFGSEPLWANADPKALGTVIENLLSNAFKYAAEPRQTTVTLDGDGDDVLIVVSDLGHGLAAKDLPRVFHRFFRVGDEMTRQVAGTGLGLFLVKEIVTRHGGDVRASSRGPGLGSAFTVRLPRIPRPPDA
- a CDS encoding RNA polymerase sigma factor, which produces MPEPAPARDPRPEAALVQAAAQGDPVAFEALVRPHLGMLFRVIDRILGNEAESQDALQDALLTLHRELPGFHGASKFSTWAYRICVNQALMARRKRVRRREDAIEDLMPRFGDEGHHMNVDTILDWSEDAEALMKVEQEELKARVRSGLDRLSDDQRAVFVLRDLEGWNTDEIARHLGITRELVRQRVHRARLALRALLPEFAPTQFAPPQEGR
- a CDS encoding cupin domain-containing protein, which gives rise to MTFLVPSCERVTSLLTAYEEGALGPLDWLGLKLHLALCPPCQTFLASFERTPALLRRAWGEDTHALCERALAGALAALREGRVPRGPQHHPEPEAWSALESGGDPLHTLLLRVHLGHCEPCRETRGGDLAISLAERPLEALRPHLPPDTQWRWIRHGLGGAKVAILQEDSTGASLSLACLPGGRTTPFHNHRGVERALVLCGAMQDGPAHLRAGDWIEHHPGHLHGPTADPGGECWALIALERPVQFLGWRAVVEWFASRSPGPAPR
- a CDS encoding DMT family transporter, which gives rise to MNRSAETTRGVALVALAALLWSSSGLFIKVLPLGALQIAFARSLVAALTIAAVVRLRGGHPFPRPDGLALGCAVAYAALLILFVAATKLTTAANAIFLQFSAPIYLVFLEPWVTRRPLQRRDLVAVVVCFSAMGLFFVGRLGAGTLAGNLLGVASGVCLALFSLTLKLQKSGHPKADPVAAIILGNLLVALVCAPLALRDFHPSLPQLGILLYLGVFQIGIAYLFFSAGMKRLSATVAVVTGTLEAVLNPVWVFLGIGERPSAWALVGGLVILGTIGWYTLGPRRRSVEL
- the hydG gene encoding [FeFe] hydrogenase H-cluster radical SAM maturase HydG, whose product is MRGPSESFPLAEASIQSALDSAPAEDPVRIRELLAKAREMKGLADGDLPPLMALRDPRLLLELFDAAKWVKDQIYGNRIVMFAPLYVSNLCGNECLYCAFRASNRELPRRALQQEEIAAEVGHLLAQGHKRLVLVAGEAYPKEGLDYILSAIRTVYAVRHGDENIRRVNVNIAPLEVADFRRLKETEIGTYQLFQETYHRETYARMHPRGLKADFDWRLGCMDRAMQAGIDDVGIGALFGLHDWRFELLAIMHHARHLEERFGCGPHTISVPRIEPAEGSSTSEAPPFAVSDADFRKLIAILRLAVPYTGLILSTRERPEARREALQLGISQISAGSRTNPGGYEEDALEGGAQFSLGDHRDLDEVVRDLAQMGFIPSFCTSCYRMGRTGSDFMDLAKPGEIKAHCHPNALATLQEYMEDHASPATRLVAARLLADSLDDLDGQARAQAEGMVARVKEGERDVFC
- the hydF gene encoding [FeFe] hydrogenase H-cluster maturation GTPase HydF; amino-acid sequence: MRPAPRNLRLHIGLFGRRNAGKSSLLNALTRQQVSIVSPQPGTTTDPVEKPMELLPLGPVLFVDTAGLDDEGTLGEARSGRSRAALDRVDLAILVAERGQWGAFEAELLADLKARSTPTVVALNKSDLRFSKTLPDLGDTPVVPVSALRGQGLDSLREALLRAAPEGHFDSRHLLADLVPPGEVAVLVMPIDSSAPKGRLILPQVMAVRDVLDGAGLALVVQARELSRALFALKRLPALVVTDSQAFQSVAMDVPDSVPMTSFSILMSRFQGDLAAQVRGTLAIEDLREGDRVLVAEGCTHHPTEEDIGRVKLPRWLNQKVGGPLQFDTVQGREFPTDLSPYKLVVHCGNCMGNRREMLSRTHRCESAGVPITNYGLAIAHSLGILHRALRPFPEVQDALHALQP